In the Podospora bellae-mahoneyi strain CBS 112042 chromosome 4, whole genome shotgun sequence genome, one interval contains:
- a CDS encoding hypothetical protein (EggNog:ENOG503P4GU) produces MGADFEFGHDVRDIPSTSSLDYMYQTDHVWTPVVELVRRLSGLADLVFQCLSQFPPSLLLVVQEKRIARLHLRTWHLRSLDNWTVKDPHELALIRSSSLYSIWLSPAECLEPYAWPVERCPQVEAVYQMLTTKGLAPNLRDLRKCHYSEPVARDHPLIFRAEQSCENALGKETRLLPLRNLQLSRPCSSRSDMKRGEPFERRHVAEWRARIDMSALESLTLLAPLRQDAIESLSALRFPLLTSLSLHLRALREEDLEAVDYYKAARHFLSTLAQLKRLHLLGWNHGVVSLAGHDGNISGLPNHRLKRLWLAPVSHEYAADGHNLGPPPAKQQIIELGNRYPAVEDLSISVKRSIGDRDEVDRYRAIGGSFKMLKRLSLELDASPSRSVIRNRPPSGPAFATSHFQNSFGRKLAPGKLGRYYTNGHIMEAMVNAAVDSDLAKAIFHTIIQASCASGSTCQLKTMLLRARGFELFWIPHLLWDGSFWLAGSRSNLELDRWGRGLQRTYFLDNRGLGGTTIRELDIAFNRDRVGGIESDNLFWKIFAKLWPQAVTVGSDGWATKWKSWPLMTG; encoded by the coding sequence ATGGGTGCCGATTTCGAATTCGGACACGACGTTCGCGACATCCCGAGCACAAGTTCTCTTGACTACATGTACCAAACAGATCACGTTTGGACACCGGTCGTCGAGCTGGTTCGACGGCTCTCGGGTCTAGCGGATCTCGTGTTTCAGTGTCTTAGCCAGttcccaccctccctttTGCTGGTAGTGCAGGAGAAGCGAATTGCACGCCTCCATTTGCGAACCTGGCATCTGCGAAGTCTCGACAATTGGACGGTGAAAGACCCCCACGAGCTCGCGCTCATCAGGTCATCAAGTCTTTACAGCATCTGGTTGTCTCCCGCTGAGTGCCTGGAACCATACGCATGGCCAGTTGAACGATGCCCCCAGGTGGAGGCAGTTTATCAGATGTTAACGACGAAAGGGTTGGCACCCAACCTGCGCGACCTTCGCAAGTGTCACTATTCCGAACCAGTCGCACGAGACCATCCCTTGATTTTCAGGGCAGAACAAAGTTGTGAGAATGCGCTTGGGAAAGAAACTCggcttcttccccttcgaAACCTTCAACTTTCGCGGCCCTGCAGTTCGAGAAGTGACATGAAAAGAGGTGAACCTTTTGAAAGGAGACATGTTGCCGAATGGCGAGCTCGCATCGATATGTCTGCGCTTGAAAGCCTGACATTGTTGGCGCCTCTTCGCCAAGACGCAATCGAGAGCCTCTCGGCACTGAGGTTCCCTTTGTTGACGTCGCTATCCCTCCATCTCAGAGCACTAAGGGAGGAAGACTTGGAAGCAGTCGACTATTACAAAGCGGCCAGACATTTTCTAAGCACTCTGGCGCAGCTGAAAAGGTTGCATCTGCTTGGATGGAACCACGGGGTCGTCTCACTAGCCGGGCATGACGGCAACATCTCGGGGCTTCCGAATCACAGACTCAAAAGGTTGTGGCTTGCACCTGTATCGCACGAATATGCCGCGGATGGGCATAACTTGGGCCCGCCCCCAGCAAAGCAACAGATCATCGAGCTGGGTAACCGCTACCCTGCTGTTGAGGACCTGTCAATTTCGGTGAAGCGGTCGATAGGCGAtagggatgaggttgatcgATATAGAGCTATCGGTGGTAGCTTCAAGATGCTAAAGAGGCTGTCGTTGGAGTTGGATGCCTCGCCCTCGAGATCCGTAATTCGCAATAGACCACCATCGGGCCCTGCGTTTGCCACGTCCCATTTTCAGAACAGTTTCGGCCGAAAGCTTGCGCCTGGTAAGTTGGGGCGCTACTACACCAATGGCCACATTATGGAAGCTATGGTGAATGCCGCCGTGGATTCTGATTTGGCCAAAGCCATCTTtcacaccatcatccaagCCAGCTGCGCCAGCGGTAGCACCTGCCAATTGAAAACAATGCTACTGAGAGCCCGGGGCTTTGAATTGTTCTGGATACCCCATCTCCTGTGGGACGGTTCGTTCTGGCTAGCTGGTTCTCGAAGCAATCTCGAGCTCGATCGATGGGGGCGTGGACTTCAGAGGACGTATTTTCTTGACAACAGGGGGCTGGGAGGCACGACCATCCGGGAGTTGGACATTGCTTTCAATCGGGACCGGGTTGGGGGGATCGAATCTGACAACTTGTTTTGGAAGATTTTTGCAAAGTTGTGGCCGCAGGCCGTGACGGTTGGGAGTGACGGGTGGGCTACGAAGTGGAAGAGCTGGCCGCTGATGACTGGGTAG
- a CDS encoding hypothetical protein (EggNog:ENOG503NV05; COG:C): MSGAIRALPNRATKAASLLRTIQYTHPPNCPCHSNPGHHHHTQHQQRTQVTRFADRVQNGGKRGYATPTQDPSKLKEYAFEMAASSIRFGPGVTREVGMDLSNMGVRKVAVVTDKTVDQLQAMKAVREALDSQPGIEYQVFNQVKIEPKDYSIKEAIAWTLPYNPDAFLAVGGGSVIDTAKLMNLYSSYPEANFMDFVNAPLGLGRPIDRKLKPLIAIPTTAGTGSETTGTAIFDLASRKAKTGIAHRNLKPTLGICDPLNTATMPSAVKAASGLDVLCHSLESWTAIPYYERTPRPTNPILRPAYQGSNPISDIFSLSALRSTVKYLPRAVRDPEDTEAQSEMLLAATLAGVGFGNAGVHLCHGMSYPISGQNKGYKHAGYDVNDPIIPHGVSVAVTAPAVFKFTAASNPDRHLQAAEAFGVDVSNVKRESAGEVLGEAIKKFLEELGDQPRGLGELGFERKDIEGLVEGTIPQARVLVLAPGLAKELEQEREELGQLFEESLKH; encoded by the exons atgtccgGCGCTATCCGAGCCCTGCCCAAC CGGGCAACCAAagccgcctccctcctccgcacAATTCAATATACTCATCCCCCAAACTGCCCATGCCACTCCAACCCcggccatcaccaccacacccagcaCCAACAAAGAACCCAGGTCACCCGCTTCGCGGATAGGGTTCAGAATGGCGGCAAGAGGGGATATGCCACCCCGACTCAGGACCCTTCCAAGCTGAAGGAGTACGCCTTCGAAATGGCTGCCTCTTCCATCCGGTTCGGTCCCGGGGTGACGAGGGAAGTAGGCATGGATCTGAGCAACATGGGGGTCAGAAAGGTCGCCGTCGTGACAGACAAGACAGTGGACCAGCTGCAGGCGATGAAAGCGGTTCGGGAGGCACTCGACAGCCAGCCAGGGATTGAGTACCAAGTCTTTAACCAAGTCAAGATCGAGCCCAAAGATTATTC catCAAAGAAGCCATCGCCTGGACCCTCCCCTACAACCCCgacgccttcctcgccgtcgGCGGCGGCTCCGTAATCGACACCGCCAAGCTAATGAACCTCTACTCCTCCTACCCCGAAGCCAACTTCATGGACTTTGTCAACGCCCCGCTCGGCCTCGGCCGCCCGATAGACCGCAAGCTAAAACCCCTAATCGCCATCCCAACCACGGCCGGAACCGGCTCCGAAACAACCGGCACCGCCATCTTCGACCTCGCATCCCGCAAGGCGAAAACAGGCATCGCCCACAGAAACCTCAAACCCACGCTTGGGATCTGCGACCCCCTCAACACGGCAACCATGCCCTCGGCTGTTAAGGCCGCTTCCGGTCTGGACGTGTTATGTCACTCCCTAGAATCATGGACCGCAATCCCGTATTATGAACGCACACCCCGCCCTACAAACCCCATTTTACGGCCGGCATACCAAGGCTCGAACCCCATTTCCGATATTTTTAGTTTGTCCGCGCTGAGGTCAACGGTCAAATACCTCCCCCGCGCGGTCAGAGATCCGGAAGACACGGAGGCACAGTCGGAGATGCTCCTCGCTGCCACCCTTGCCGGTGTCGGGTTTGGCAATGCAGGTGTTCACCTCTGTCATGGGATGTCGTACCCTATCTCGGGGCAGAACAAGGGGTATAAACACGCCGGTTATGACGTCAACGATCCGATTATTCCCCATGGTGTCAGCGTGGCGGTGACTGCGCCTGCGGTGTTCAAGTTTACGGCGGCGAGTAACCCTGATCGACATCTccaggcggcggaggcgtttggggttgatgtgagCAATGTCAAGAGGGAGAGCGccggggaggtgttgggcgAGGCGATTAAAAAgtttttggaggagctgggggatCAACCCAGGGGGTTGGGCGAGCTGGGGTTTGAGAGGAAGGATATTGAGGGGTTGGTCGAGGGGACGATACCGCAGGCTAGGGTGCTGGTTTTGGCTCCCGGGTTGGCAAAGGAGTTGGaacaggagagggaggagttggggcaGCTGTTTGAGGAGAGCTTGAAGCATTAG
- the MET10 gene encoding sulfite reductase [NADPH] flavoprotein component (EggNog:ENOG503NUWR; COG:C) translates to MGKLLRPRRTHEETTGGVAPVVETSTVSSGFEKTVPLSSISGPTYVTSQLLVQQAAYKLSDKIFSFSPETFDLDAAVKDWSQAQEKNIHGETTTVVPLQTRAGAGTFALGYIFSKDFDLSKRRIPQTLLAPSLSLRHLRAALDQLSLLYGVSSPFVAHVAAADYSNSDGLITEYESALQLAEDLGLGLVSTSSAQEVQHMALFATLLASLLPTLHVYDGLRTARETLRVVDALSESSIAEVYKCISQEAGALNKRLDTAGKVVELLRLFNSQLGTSYAPFEYHGHEAAETVLVVFGSAEAQLAKQVVDTLAAQGQKVGALNVRIYRPFIEEAFLEALPDSVRQITVLGQVRDASAVEDASVQSALYSDVLTAVTFADRWSQEPVVVDFKYPASAVHTPSSIATVLSKITSKDDHAEVSLTLSSLEQAQQYIFWDVDNSEAVASASVLGRLLSRESFNNISVHETYNSLIQGGVVRTEIRSSEKPVDAPFAVEEADVVFVGEEKLLKEVAIVKSVKAGGKLAVRLPNFKVEEIEKRIPASVRKEIQGKSLQLFALDSSFSPALENRAQLLAELAFLQVARPDLEAEKLVKLGGLSGDQVTLVEVADALAQALHKVEVPATWAEEDATAISLVEELKPTSFVAFDKGETESALQVSTWQEIAKGLAFQEAYGLKTELRPDLTVKTHTIHVKENRRLTPLTYDRNIFHIEFDLGTSGLTYNIGEALGIHADNDPKQVQDFIEWYGLNGDDLVQVPSRENPAVFETRTIYQSLLQNIDILGKPPKRFFESLAEFATDEAEKKKIEFLGSKEGAEEFKKLSEVDTATYVDVFQTFKSAHPSFPDLVRIVSPLKRREYSIASAQAVTPTSVALMIVVVDWVDSQGRTRQGQATRYLSGLKPGTPVIASVKPSVMKLPPKDTAPLIMAGLGTGLAPFRAFVQYRAMQKAQGKEIGSILLYLGSRHRREEYLYGEEWEAYMDAGVLTLLGAAFSRDQPEKIYIQDRMRQTMSDIVKAYIEEEGSFYLCGPTWPVPDVTAVLEEAIATEAKQSGRKVDPRKEIERLKEDGRYVLEVY, encoded by the exons ATGGGGAAGTTGCtccggccgaggagaacG CACGAAGAGACCACCGGAGGCGTTGCCCCGGTCGTCGAGACTAGCACCGTCTCCTCCGGCTTCGAGAAGACCGTGCCCCTCAGCTCCATCTCCGGCCCAACCTACGTGACGagccagctcctcgtccagcAGGCTGCTTACAAGCTTTCCGACAagatcttctccttctcccccgagACCTTCGATCTCGATGCGGCCGTCAAGGACTGGTCGCAAGCCCAGGAGAAGAACATCCATGGCGAGACCACCACTGTTGTCCCTCTCCAGACCAGAGCCGGTGCCGGCACCTTTGCGCTTGGTTACATCTTCTCCAAGGACTTTGACCTCAGCAAGAGGCGCATTCCCCAGACCCTCCTTGCCCCCTCGCTGAGCCTCCGGCACTTGCGCGCGGCCTTGGACCAACTGTCTCTCCTCTACGGCGTCTCGAGTCCCTTCGTTGCCCACGTCGCCGCTGCCGACTACTCCAATAGCGATGGCCTCATCACCGAGTACGAGAGCGCCCTTCAGCTGGCTGAGGACCTTGGTCTCGGTCTCGTCTCGACCTCCTCGGCTCAGGAGGTCCAGCACATGGCTCTCTTCGCCACTCTCCTGGCTTCCCTTCTGCCTACCCTCCACGTCTACGACGGTCTCCGCACCGCCAGGGAGActttgagggtggtggatgcgCTCAGCGAGTCCAGCATTGCCGAGGTCTACAAGTGCATCTCCCAGGAGGCTGGTGCCCTGAACAAGAGGTTGGACACCGCTGGCAAGGTTGTCGAGCTTTTGCGCCTGTTCAACAGCCAGCTCGGCACTTCGTATGCTCCTTTCGAGTACCACGGTCACGAGGCCGCTGAGACTGTCCTTGTTGTCTTTGGCAGCGCCGAGGCTCAGCTTGCCAAGCAGGTCGTTGATACTTTGGCTGCTCAGGGCCAGAAGGTTGGTGCTCTCAATGTCCGCATCTACCGCCCATTCATCGAGGAGGCTTTCCTCGAGGCCCTCCCGGATTCGGTTCGCCAGATTACCGTTCTTGGCCAAGTCCGTGATGCTTCGGCTGTGGAGGATGCCTCTGTCCAGTCTGCCCTCTACTCTGATGTTCTGACTGCGGTCACCTTTGCCGATAGATGGTCGCAAGAGCCTGTTGTCGTTGATTTCAAGTACCCTGCCTCCGCCGTCCACACCCCCAGCTCCATCGCCACTGTTCTCAGCAAGATCACCAGCAAAGACGATCACGCCGAggtctccttgaccttgagctcCCTTGAGCAGGCCCAGCAGTATATCTTCTGGGATGTCGACAACTCCGAGGCCGTTGCCTCGGCTTCCGTCCTTGGCAGGCTCCTCTCTCGCGAGTCGTTCAACAACATCTCGGTTCACGAGACTTACAACAGCCTCATCcagggtggtgttgtccgCACTGAGATCAGGAGTTCCGAGAAGCCAGTCGATGCTCCTTTCGCtgtcgaggaggcggatgttGTTTTCGTTGGCGAGGAAAAGCTTCTCAAGGAGGTTGCTATCGTCAAGAGTGTAAAGGCTGGCGGCAAGTTGGCCGTTCGTCTGCCCAACTtcaaggttgaggagatcGAGAAGCGCATCCCTGCCTCCGTCAGAAAGGAGATCCAGGGGAAGAGTCTCCAGCTCTTTGCTCTTgactcttccttctcccctgCTTTGGAGAACCGCGCCCAGCTTCTTGCCGAGCTTGCCTTCTTGCAGGTCGCTCGCCCTGACCttgaggctgagaagctcgTCAAGCTTGGTGGCCTCTCTGGCGACCAGGTCACTCTCGTTGAGGTTGCCGATGCCCTCGCCCAAGCCCTTCACAAGGTTGAGGTTCCCGCTACCTGGGCTGAGGAGGACGCCACTGCCATCTCTCTTGTAGAGGAGCTCAAGCCCACCAGCTTTGTTGCCTTTGACAAGGGGGAGACTGAGTCGGCTCTGCAGGTCAGCACCTGGCAGGAGATTGCCAAGGGTCTTGCTTTCCAGGAGGCTTACGGCCTCAAGACTGAGCTTCGCCCTGATCTCACCGTCAAGACCCACACCATCCACGTCAAGGAGAACCGCAGACTCACTCCCCTCACCTACGATCGCAACATCTTCCACATCGAGTTCGATCTCGGCACCTCTGGCCTCACCTACAACATCGGCGAGGCGCTCGGCATCCACGCCGATAACGACCCCAAGCAGGTCCAGGACTTCATTGAGTGGTACGGTCTCAACGGTGATGACCTTGTCCAGGTCCCCTCGCGCGAGAACCCGGCCGTCTTCGAGACTCGTACCATCTACCAGTCTCTCCTCCAGAACATCGACATTCTCGGCAAGCCTCCCAAGCGCTTCTTCGAGTCCCTCGCCGAGTTCGCCACCgatgaggctgagaagaagaagatcgaGTTCCTCGGCAGCAAGGAGGGTGCCGAAGAGTTCAAGAAGCTCTCCGAGGTTGACACCGCCACCTACGTTGATGTCTTCCAGACCTTCAAGTCGGCTCACCCATCCTTCCCTGACCTTGTCCGCATCGTCTCCCCTCTCAAGCGTAGAGAGTACTCCATCGCGTCTGCTCAGGCCGTCACTCCCACTTCCGTTGCTCTGATGattgtcgtcgtcgactgGGTTGACAGCCAGGGCCGCACCCGCCAGGGTCAAGCCACGCGCTACCTCTCTGGTCTCAAGCCCGGCACCCCCGTCATCGCCTCCGTCAAGCCCTCAGTCATGAAGCTGCCGCCCAAAGACACGGCTCCCTTGATCATGGCCGGTCTCGGTACCGGTCTTGCTCCCTTCCGTGCCTTTGTCCAGTACCGCGCTATGCAGAAGGCTCAGGGCAAGGAGATTGGTTCCATTCTCTTGTATCTTGGTTCCCGTCACCGCAGAGAGGAGTACCTCTATGGcgaggagtgggaggcgTACATGGACGCCGGCGTgctcaccctcctcggcgctGCCTTCTCTCGTGACCAGCCTGAAAAGATCTACATTCAGGATCGCATGAGGCAGACGATGAGCGATATTGTCAAGGCTTatattgaggaggagggatctTTCTACCTGTGTGGCCCTACTTGGCCGGTGCCGGATGTTACTGctgtgttggaggaggcgattgCTACTGAGGCTAAGCAAAGCGGGCGGAAGGTTGATCCcaggaaggagattgagaggcTGAAAGAGGACGGAAGGTATGTGTTGGAGGTGTACTAA
- a CDS encoding hypothetical protein (COG:P; EggNog:ENOG503NXKX), translated as MAPTSGTPAPALPTETATTSFLLANLHCPTCVSTIKTVLQEYGGNIVKWVSPNIVTSVVTVEHSPAASLQHMHKLLEENGFEICGVTTSSGSISDLDMGMEMGDLNPYGEGSSSQNEPSGSSLARWMNPFRPLASKPEKVKAHLQNCAHCQNSKEHELEEMHHIQSLVPVQTNTHRTSLSVIQEKNPHTFVAIESADALSPQPIWRATLAVGGMTCGACVNMISEGLKQYDWISKTTVNLLNNSAIVDLTEPNRTDNLVRVIEELGYEATLSQVVVVQPNKRKNKSDTWQATVAIGGMTCASCTNGITEGLKKLDWIDDVAVNLLSNSATVKFHGQHNASRIVEAIEELGFDAVADSVISLGEKETEHNERAVEIKIDGLHCDLCPARVVNCLGGFRRQLEINNPPTRSRPVIRVTYVPDAPFFTVRQILAAIDASDPGFRASIYHPPSLEERSKLIQRKHQRAILYRVIFTGLVCIPTFVIGIVYMMLIPHEKAHTLMKPWTSGINRAQIALFILATPVYFGAADVFHRSAVKEIATLWRRGSRVPILKRFYKFGSMNTLMSLGTSVAYFASVAQMIAAAASRATETHDGNFYYDTVVFLTFFLLLGRYIESYSKKRTGDAVELLGRLRPTTAILVSGFGSEKERDEVVKADLLDFGDVVRVPHGASPPSDGVVIGGESSFDESSLTGESRLVKKGAGDRVFSGTVNKGSSILVRITGVAGKSLLDQIVNVVREGQTKQAKIERVADYLTSYFVPAITAFAILTWIVWFSLGYGGRLPEHFLSKTTGGWIAFSLQFAIAVFVVACPCGLGLAAPTAIFVGSGLAANHGILAKGGGEAFEKASRIDCVVFDKTGTLTTGGEPKITDAEIHGEGTPEESTFLAALKAVEENSSHPIAKAIVTFCTINKELPQVTADNLQELPGKGMKAMCQAATPEASFELIVGNEALMKDFGVVISPETSQSLERWKTEAKSIALAATKLPSSGWTLAAALSISDPVRPEAKVVIAALQESGTRVWMLSGDNPTTATAVARQLGIPADQVIAGVLPAGKADQIRYLQSTVKARRGTNSESSTERAMIAMVGDGINDSPALATADVGIAIGSGSDVAISSADFVLVKSDLKTVVTLLDLSRVVFRRIKFNFGWAIVYNTVMIPVAAGVFYPIVSQGKHVSLDPAWAALAMALSSISVVLSSLALRWRWLGFRERRFVVGE; from the coding sequence ATGGCACCCACCAGCGGGACGCCTGCGCCCGCCTTGCCGACTGAAACTGCCACGACCTCGTTCCTCCTCGCAAACCTGCACTGTCCCACCTGTGTCTCGACTATAAAGACTGTCTTACAAGAGTATGGCGGCAACATCGTCAAATGGGTTTCACCGAACATCGTTACGTCCGTGGTCACTGTTGAGCACAGTCCAGCCGCCTCCCTCCAGCACATGCATAAGCTGCTCGAGGAGAACGGCTTCGAGATATGCGGTGTCACAACATCGTCTGGTAGCATCTCGGATCTCGACATGGGTATGGAAATGGGAGACCTCAACCCCTACGGAGAGGGAAGCTCCTCTCAGAATGAGCCGTCCGGTTCCTCACTGGCCCGATGGATGAACCCTTTTCGACCCCTTGCCTCGAAACCCGAGAAAGTAAAGGCCCATCTTCAAAACTGCGCGCACTGCCAAAACTCCAAGGAGCATGAACTGGAAGAAATGCACCATATCCAGAGCCTTGTTCCCGTGCAGACAAACACGCATCGTACCAGCTTGTCTGTCATCCAGGAAAAGAATCCACACACCTTTGTCGCGATCGAAAGTGCCGACGCCTTGTCACCACAGCCAATATGGAGAGCCACCCTTGCCGTTGGAGGGATGACCTGTGGAGCTTGCGTCAACATGATATCGGAAGGGCTGAAGCAATACGACTGGATCTCCAAGACTACTGTCAATCTTCTCAACAACAGTGCGATTGTTGATTTGACAGAACCAAATCGAACAGACAACCTGGTCCGAGTTATCGAAGAACTGGGATACGAGGCCACACTCAGCCAAGTAGTTGTTGTCCAACCAAACAAGCGGAAAAACAAGTCGGACACATGGCAAGCTACAGTGGCCATCGGCGGAATGACTTGTGCATCCTGCACCAACGGGATCACGGAAGgcttgaagaagctggatTGGATCGATGATGTTGCGGTCAACCTGCTCTCCAACAGCGCCACGGTTAAGTTCCATGGTCAGCACAACGCGTCGAGGATCGTTGAGGCTATCGAAGAGCTAGGGTTTGACGCAGTTGCTGACAGCGTGATCAGTTTGGGTGAGAAGGAGACAGAACATAACGAAAGAGCGGTGGAGATCAAGATAGATGGTTTACATTGCGATCTTTGTCCAGCACGGGTGGTTAACTGTCTTGGTGGATTTCGACGTCAGCTTgagatcaacaacccccccactcGTTCTCGCCCTGTCATTAGGGTCACCTACGTCCCTGACGCCCCTTTTTTCACAGTCCGACAAATCCTCGCGGCCATTGACGCCAGCGACCCCGGCTTCAGGGCATCCATTTAccatcctccctccttgGAAGAAAGATCCAAGCTCATCCAACGAAAGCACCAGAGGGCCATCTTATACCGGGTGATCTTCACCGGCCTCGTCTGCATCCCCACCTTTGTCATTGGCATCGTCTACATGATGCTGATTCCCCACGAAAAGGCGCACACTCTTATGAAACCCTGGACCTCCGGTATCAACCGGGCCCAAATCGCgctcttcatcctcgccacCCCAGTCTACTTTGGCGCCGCCGATGTCTTCCACAGGAGCGCCGTCAAGGAAATCGCCACGCTATGGCGCCGCGGCAGCAGAGTGCCGATTCTGAAGCGCTTCTACAAATTTGGCAGCATGAATACGCTCATGTCGCTTGGCACGTCGGTGGCCTACTTTGCGTCGGTTGCTCAGATGATTGCTGCTGCAGCAAGCCGTGCTACCGAGACGCATGATGGGAACTTTTACTATGATACTGTGGTGTTTTTGACtttcttcttgctgctggggaggtaCATTGAGAGTTATAGTAAGAAGAGGACGGGAGACGCGGTGGAGCTATTGGGGAGGCTGAGGCCTACTACGGCGATATTAGTCAGCGGGTTTGGGTCCGAGAAGGAAagggatgaggttgtcaaggcgGATTTGCTTGACTTTGGGGATGTGGTCAGGGTGCCACATGGGGCGTCCCCGCCGAGCGATGGCGTGGTGATTGGTGGGGAGAGTAGCTTTGATGAGTCGAGTTTGACGGGAGAGTCGaggctggtgaagaagggggcgggggatcGGGTCTTTTCGGGGACGGTCAATAAGGGGTCGTCGATTCTGGTGAGGATTACAGGGGTGGCGGGCAAGTCGTTGCTGGATCAGATTGTCaatgtggtgagggaggggcagacgaagcaggccaagattgagAGAGTGGCGGATTATCTGACTTCGTACTTCGTGCCCGCCATCACGGCTTTTGCGATTTTGACGTGGATTGTCTGGTTTTCGTTGGGGTATGGGGGTAGGCTGCCGGAGCACTTTCTGAGCAAGACTACAGGAGGGTGGATTGCGTTCAGCCTCCAGTTTGCAATTGCCGTGTTTGTGGTGGCTTGTCCTTGTGGTCTTGGGCTTGCGGCTCCGACGGCAATTTTCGTTGGGAGTGGATTGGCGGCGAATCATGGCATTTTGGCCaagggaggtggtgaggcttTTGAGAAGGCGAGTCGGATCGACTGTGTGGTTTTTGACAAGACGGGAACCTTGACGACGGGAGGGGAGCCCAAGATTACCGACGCTGAGATCCACGGTGAGGGAACACCGGAGGAGAGTACCTTTTTGGCTGCTTTGaaggctgtcgaggagaaTAGCAGCCATCCGATTGCCAAGGCGATTGTCACATTCTgcaccatcaacaaggagCTGCCCCAGGTCACAGCCGACAATCTACAGGAGCTTCCTGGGAAGGGCATGAAGGCGATGTGCCAGGCTGCTACTCCTGAGGCTTCATTTGAGCTGATCGTTGGCAACGAGGCTCTGATGAAGGACTTTGGTGTCGTGATCTCACCCGAAACTTCACAGAGTCTTGAGAGGTGGAAAACGGAGGCGAAGTCTATCGCTCTGGCTGCCACCAAGTTGCCCTCTTCCGGTTGGACACTCGCTGCCGCTCTCTCCATCTCGGATCCCGTTCGCCCGGAAGCCAAGGTTGTCATCGCCGCTCTTCAAGAGTCTGGCACACGCGTCTGGATGCTGTCCGGTGACAATCctaccaccgccaccgccgtcgCCCGACAACTCGGGATCCCCGCAGACCAAGTCATCGCCGGCGTCCTCCCAGCGGGAAAAGCCGACCAGATCAGGTACCTCCAGTCTACCGTCAAGGCCCGCAGGGGTACAAACTCCGAGTCCTCCACTGAACGCGCCATGATCGCCATGGTAGGGGATGGCATCAACGACAGCCCCGCCCTCGCCACAGCCGACGTGGGCATCGCCATCGGCTCAGGCTCAGACGTAGCCATCAGCAGCGCCGACTTTGTGCTTGTCAAGTCGGACCTCAAGACGGTGGTGACGCTGCTGGATCtgtcgagggtggtgtttagGAGGATCAAGTTCAATTTTGGGTGGGCGATTGTGTACAACACGGTCATGATCccggtggcggcgggggtgtttTATCCGATTGTGAGCCAGGGGAAGCATGTTAGTCTGGACCCTGCGTGGGCGGCGTTGGCGATGGCGTTGAGTAGTATTAGTGTCGTGTTGAGTTCTTTGGcgttgaggtggaggtggttggggtttagggagaggaggtttgttgttggggagtaG